A part of Paenibacillus sp. IHBB 10380 genomic DNA contains:
- a CDS encoding VanZ family protein — translation MKKRTSKFLYIVISMIFIVYLLVLLRVILFKDAPLYNLFAGIGIGARALNLIPFASMIDMITDSIISLIRLAQNIMGNIVLFIPLGIFLPLLYKRNNKAVLLSGVGLSLLFEIVQFIFAIGSSDIDDIILNVLGTIAGLYIYRIIERILHNRIQILVTVFVLFLL, via the coding sequence ATGAAAAAAAGAACAAGCAAGTTTTTGTATATCGTTATTAGTATGATATTTATTGTTTATTTACTTGTATTGTTACGAGTCATTTTATTTAAAGATGCCCCATTGTATAATCTTTTTGCAGGTATCGGAATTGGTGCTCGGGCATTAAACTTAATTCCATTTGCCTCAATGATTGACATGATAACAGACTCTATCATAAGTTTAATAAGATTAGCTCAAAATATTATGGGCAATATTGTGTTGTTTATTCCTTTAGGTATCTTCCTTCCACTACTTTATAAAAGGAATAATAAGGCTGTTCTGTTATCTGGGGTTGGACTAAGTTTATTGTTTGAAATTGTTCAATTTATATTTGCTATTGGAAGTAGCGATATTGATGATATTATTTTGAATGTTTTAGGCACGATTGCTGGACTTTATATATACAGGATAATTGAAAGGATTTTACATAATAGAATTCAGATATTAGTAACAGTATTCGTGCTTTTCTTATTATGA